The nucleotide sequence CCGTCGCCCGCCGTGTCCGTCGGGAGGAGCGAAAGGGTCGAAAGCCACCGCGTTGACCCAGGACTTGTGGCCGTGGCCCCGCGCCACCACGCGGCCCTCGGCGAAGGACCACACGGTGACCAGGTCGTCCTCTCCGCCCGTGACCACGTAGCGGCCGTCGGGGCTCCAGCAGACGCACAGGAGGCCCCCGAAGTAGCTCCCTCATCATGCCCTGGAGCAGCATGGAGGAGAAGTGGAAGACCCTGAGGACGCCGTCCTGGCTGACGCAGGCCAGCGAGCGCCCGTCCGGCGAGAAGGCGAACTCGTTGAGGGGCCCCGAGCCCACGGCCCACTTCAGCAGGGGGTTCCTGGGCGTCTTGCTCTTGCAGGAGAAGACCCTGAAGCCCTCTCCTTGCGTGAGCAGCGTGTactgggggctgctggcccCGCAGGGCTGCTCCGAGTCGTACAGGTACAGGTGGCCGCTGGCGTGCGACGCCAGGAACAGGCGCTCGGTGTCCGGCAGCCACTTGACCAAGGTCACCTTGGATTTGTCGATCAGGCGCTGCGGGGGGGAGAGAGTGGGGTGGGAGGTGAAGGGttaaaagattaaaataaaataaaataaaataaaataaaataaaataaaataaattaaaataaaattaaaaaccctaaaaaaaaggGTGGTAAAGGGGGGGGGTTGTGGTGGGTCTGGGGAGGTTCTGGTGGTCCCACAAGGGAAACCAAGGGGTTCTTGGTGGTTCTGGTGGTCCCACAAGGGAAACCAAGGGGTTCCTGGTGGTTCCATGGAGGTTCTGGGGGTTCTGTGGGGGTTCTGGTGGTTCCACAAGGGAAACCAAGGGGTTCCTGGTGGTTCCATGGAGGTTCTGGTGGTTCCACAAGGGAAACCAAGGGGTTCTTGGTGGTTCCATGGAGGTTCTGCTGGTCCCACAGGGGAAACCAAGGGGTTCCTGGTGGCCCTATGGTGGCCCTGGGGAGGTTCTGGTGGTCCCACAAGGGAAACCAAGGGGTTCTGGTGGTCCCATGGGGGTTCTGGTGGTCCCACAAGGGAAACCAAGGGGTTCCTGGTGGTCCCATGGGGGTTCTGGTGGTCCCACAAGGGAAACCAAGGGGTTCCTGGTGGTCCCATGGGTGATCTCAAGGGGTTCCTGCTGGTCCCATGGGTGATTTCAAGGGGTTCCTGCTGGTCCCATGGGGTTCCTGGTGGCCCTGGGAGGTCCTGCTGGTCCCAAGGGGCTCCTGGTGGCTCTATGGTGGCCCTGCCGGTCCCACAGGGCTCCCAAGGCTCCCCGGTGTCCCGAGGCgcccccggtgtccccggtgtcccctcacCTCCTCGTTGAAGAGCCGCCCGGCGCTGTCCTTCTTGGCCAGGTCCAGGTACTGCACCTGCCGGCGGAGAAGCCCACGAGCAGCGCCAGCGTCTCGGTGCCCGCCGTGAACTGGTTGAAGTCGTGGCACGTGGGCTGCGTGCCCTTGTACACGCGCTTGTCGATGGGACGCTGCAGGTCCAGCGcctgcggggacacggggacaccggCGCTGGCACCGGAGGGGTGGCACTGCCGGGGGATGTCACCCCCGGGGCTCTTCAGGGACGCTGTGGCCACCCTGGGTCACcactggggctgtcctggggtCATTGgcattgtcactgtcaccagccctggggtcattgtCACCAGTCTTGGGGTCACCTTTGCCCCTCAATCCCCCCCGTTATTCCCCTGGTTCTCCCCCGTTTCTCACCGGTTCTCCCTCCCACTTCTCTCCCGTTATTCCCCCGGTTCTCTCCTGTTATTCTCCCGGTTCTCCCTCCCAGTTCTCCCCCTTTCTCTCCCGTTATTTCCCCAATTCTCTCCCGGTTCTCTCCCACTTCTCCCCCCGCTTCTCCCCCGTTATTCCCCCTGTTCTTCCCCGTTTTCTCCCTCACTTCTCTCCCGTTATTCCCCCGCTTCTCCCCCGCTATTCCCCCGCTTCTCTCCCGTTATTTCCCCCGCTTCTGTCCCGTTATTTCCCCCGCTTCTCCCCCGTTATTCCCCCGCTTCTCTCCCGTTATTTCCCCCGCTTCTCCCCCGTTATTCCCCCGTTCGTTACCCTCCGGCTGCCGCGTCCCCCGCTGCCGGCCCCTCCATAGAAATGCAGCTCCCTGCCGAGGTTGCAGCACACGCGGCTCCGTTCGGCGGCTCCCCCGGGCGGGCTCCGGCTCCGGGCCAGCCTCACCACCGAGAGCCGAACCGGCGGCAGCGCCCCGGGGCCCGGCGGGGCAGGCCCGGCCGGGGCTGAGgcggaggaggcggcggcggcggcggggcccaGCAGGCGGTAGGAGCCCTCGCGGGTACGGAAGCGGCTCTTGAGCTCCGGAGCGGCCGCGGGAGGCTcggccgggcccgggcccgcagccgccgccgccgccgccatggcCGCCGGAAGCCGCCTCAGGcccgggcgggagcggccgccgccATGGCGGCGCTGAGTCAGCGAGGCCACGCCCACAGGAGAGGCGGGGAAGCCACGCCCATGGGGGTGGGAAGGGCCAATCAGCGAGCGAGGAGGGAAGGGGCGCGGCCAGAGAGGGTCCATATAAGGGATGGGCACGCCCCAAAAGAGGGGAAGCCACGCCCATAGTTGAGACCGCGCCCATGAGTGGTGGAAGCCACGCCTCAAAACACGGAGACCACGCCCCCAGCTGAGGGCACATCTATGATTGGTGGAAACCACGCCCCCAAACCATGGAAACCACGCCCGAAACAGAGACCACGCCCCCAAACacaaaccccaccccaaaaccgTGATCACGCCCCCTTGCtaaaaccccaccccaaattcAATTCAGGCACAGCACAAGCCACGCCCACCCATAACACCTCCACGTGCCCCACCCCCTAATCTGCATGCCCAAACCCCACCCCCTTTGGGGCAAACCCACACCCTACCACACCCACCATGAAGCCACGCCCCCTTTTTGCATTgccccccccaaaaccacccaggaCTGCCCAAAGcccacccaaaacccccccccaaaaaccacccaggACTCTCCAAAGCTCCGCCCACACCTTTATTAAGCCCCTCCCCCACAGTCCGGGGGAGGAGTCTCGGGGtctcccccgccccccccccccccccttcccctcagCCCTCGCAGGGACCctcggggaccccccccggggggggggctctgggtgccGGGGGGGGCGGCTCCGACGagggggggctggggggcggGGCCTCGccggggtgggggaggggctgggggagttCCGTGCCCGCGGGGGGGTCCTGGagatgggggggggggatgggagagagaaaagagaaggggGAGAGGTTAGAAATGAACCAAAccccgcccgccccctccccaaattaagGCCGGAAAtgcccctccccctccccaaaatgaGGGTCGGAAttgcccctccccctccccaaaatgaGGGTTGGAAAtgcccctccccctccccaaatgcccctccccctccccaaatgcccctcCCCAAACCAAGAGGGAGGCGTGGTCcggctgggggcggggccgcccctcGCTCACCTTGGGGGGCTCCAGGGCGGGGTCCGGGGGGGACGCGTCCCCTCCCCCCCCCGAGCTCTCCTCATCCTCGGCGCCGCTGATGAAGATGGGGGGGGGCTCCAGCTCCGGGGGGGCTCCctcggggagggggggggggaggggagccGGGGGGACCCCCCCCGACCCCGACCCCTCCCCCACCCGGGACCCCTCCCCCCGCCTTGGCCTTGGGCTCCTCCTCGGAGCTCGGGGGGCGCTTGGGGGGCTTCTCCTGGGGGGACAGCGCGGGGCGGGCGTGGTGGCACCTGCGGGGACACcttgtcccccatgtccccccttgtccctgtgtgcaccacctgggcaggtgttcccccccatgtccccacctgggcaggggtccccatgtcccccatgtccccacctgggcaggtgtccccatgtccctcatgtccccacctgggcaggtgtccccatgtccctgtgtgcccacctgggcaggtgTCCCCCCCGCATGtccccacctgggcaggtgtccccatgtccccacctgggcaggttgtccccatgtcccccccatccccctgtgcccacctggaCAGGTGTACCCCCACATGTCCcctcccatgtccctgtgtgcccacctgggcaggtgtccctgtccccgccccTCCAGGTGTCCCCGTCCCCACcccctccaggtgtccccatgtccctgtcccacctccccaggtgtccccatgtccctgtccctgcccctccaggtgtccccatgcccacccctccaggtgtccccatgtccctgtccccacctccccaggtgtccccgtccccacccctccaggtgtccccatccccacctctccaggtgtccctgtccccgtccctccaggtgtccccatatccctgtccccacccctccaggtgtccccataTCCCTGTCCCCGCccctccaggtgtccctgtccccacctctCCAGGTGTCCCCCTCGGGCTCGTGGGCGCGTGGTGGCCTCCAGGATGGCCATGGTGGACAGGGGGATGTGTGCTTGCTGTCACCGGGGGAGGGGGACAGGTGTGACACCCCCGACATTGTCACCTGTCCCCAAGATTGTCACCTGTCCCCCTCCAGGGGGTGTGACACACCCCGACATTGTCACCTGTCCCCGAGATTGTCACCTGTCCCCAGTGGATGTCCCCCTTCTCCAAGGATGCCCAGGAgatgtcacctgtccccaggactgtcacctgtccctggggcctgtcacctgtccctgagGTTGTCACCTGTCCAAAACTTGTCACCTTTCCCCTGGGCATATCCCCTGTACCATGGGGgatgtcacctgtccccagtTGCTGTCACTTGTCCCCATGGgatgtcacctgtccccaggtgatgtcacctgtccccagaGGTGTCACCTGG is from Agelaius phoeniceus isolate bAgePho1 chromosome 36, bAgePho1.hap1, whole genome shotgun sequence and encodes:
- the LOC129134505 gene encoding LOW QUALITY PROTEIN: dystrophia myotonica WD repeat-containing protein (The sequence of the model RefSeq protein was modified relative to this genomic sequence to represent the inferred CDS: inserted 5 bases in 3 codons; deleted 2 bases in 2 codons), with translation MAAAAAAAGPGPAEPPAAAPELKSRFRTREGSYRLLGPAAAAASSASAPAGPAPPGPGALPPVRLSVVRLARSRSPPGGAAERSRVCCNLGRELHFYGGAGSGGRGSRRALDLQRPIDKRVYKGTQPTCHDFNQFTAGTETLALLVGFSAGXVQYLDLAKKDSAGRLFNEERLIDKSKVTLVKWLPDTERLFLASHASGHLYLYDSEQPCGASSPQYTLLTQGEGFRVFSCKSKTPRNPLLKWAVGSGPLNEFAFSPDGRSLACVSQDGVLRVFHFSSMLLQGMMRSYFGGLLCVCWSPDGRYVVTGGEDDLVTVWSFAEGRVVARGHGHKSWVNAVAFDPFAPPDGHXAGDGAEEPPSVAYRFGSAGQDTQFCLWDLTEDVLELRPPLPRSRPAAAPGEEPAPPSSSSSSSVPGLPRSLSRSNSLPQPGGGPQTSPRVPPVLSVGRFATLSLRDPRGAAEKEHKRYHGLGNISRGGAGGXGNAEKAPPQTGGSSRGRGASLDMAKVLGTALCPRLHEVPLLEPLVCKKIAQERLTVLLFLEDCIVTACQEGLICTWARPGVSGLSSQNGGSPSGTVV